A portion of the Thunnus albacares chromosome 5, fThuAlb1.1, whole genome shotgun sequence genome contains these proteins:
- the tmem269 gene encoding transmembrane protein 269 isoform X3, which translates to MILLTPSSGFFQCTNKLFLSDQATGLQIKEFARKNAANALSVANMVMGMASILSSLNGHHHAACWLVLIGYLLDLADGAVARRLDACSALGAKLDDFADFTTFGIATSLLLRTPDLLDNILCMCYVMSVFVRLCFFSSGIPFMYRGLPCIYSSAILASASLLSGGNMAVLRVIAVAMILFMISQNFYPHDRVLESQAWKKAVYAGVKDDRN; encoded by the exons GTTTCTTCCAGTGTACCAACAAGCTCTTTCTGAGTGATCAGGCCACAGGACTCCAGATCAAGGAGTTTGCACGTAAAAATGCAGCAAACGCTCTGTCAGTTGCCAACATGGTAATGGGCATGGCCTCCATTCTCAGCAGTCTCAATGG GCACCATCATGCTGCATGTTGGCTGGTTCTGATTGGCTACCTGCTGGATTTGGCAGATGGAGCAGTTGCCAGGCGACTTGATGCCTGCTCTGCACTGG GTGCAAAGCTAGATGATTTTGCTGACTTCACAACCTTTGGGATTGCCACATCGTTGCTCCTGAGGACACCTGACCTGCTGGATAACATCCTATGCATGTGTTACGTCATGTCTGTGTTCGTCCGCCTCTGTTTCTTCTCAAGCG GCATCCCATTCATGTATCGTGGTCTGCCCTGCATCTACTCTTCAGCCATCCTGGCCAGTGCCTCTCTGCTGTCGGGGGGAAACATGGCCGTGCTGCGGGTCATCGCGGTGGCCATGATCCTCTTCATGATCAGTCAGAACTTTTACCCCCACGACAGAGTGCTAGAGTCGCAGGCCTGGAAGAAAGCAGTCTACGCTGGAG